One genomic segment of Falco biarmicus isolate bFalBia1 chromosome 15, bFalBia1.pri, whole genome shotgun sequence includes these proteins:
- the CAPNS2 gene encoding calpain small subunit 2 produces the protein MFLAKALLSGGSGSGSGRGGSLARGLGDLLTGGGRGANIGGLVGGLVNLISEAAAQYNPEPPPPPRNHFTNVEAYESEEIRQFRRLFVQLAGDDMEVCATELRDILNKVVSRHQDLKTDGFSLDTCRSMVAVMDNDTNGKLGFEEFKYLWNNIKKWQCVYKQYDTDQSGTVGRPQLPGALKAAGFHLNEQFCQVIVRRYADEDGSMDFNNFISCLVRLDSMFRAFKSLDRNGDGHIKVTIEDWLQLTMYS, from the coding sequence ATGTTCCTTGCTAAAGCTTTGCTGAGTGGAGGAAGCGGTAGTGGTAGCGGTCGTGGAGGGAGCCTTGCACGTGGCCTTGGAGATCTCCTAACAGGAGGCGGACGTGGAGCCAATATTGGAGGACTCGTTGGAGGTCTTGTCAATCTTATAAGTGAAGCAGCGGCTCAGTATAATCCAGAGCCACCTCCACCTCCTCGCAATCATTTTACAAATGTGGAGGCTTATGAAAGTGAGGAGATCAGACAGTTTCGTCGCCTTTTtgtccagctggctggagatGATATGGAAGTGTGTGCCACAGAGCTAAGGGACATCCTAAACAAAGTCGTCTCCAGACATCAAGACTTGAAGACAGATGGCTTTAGCTTAGACACATGCCGTAGCATGGTAGCAGTCATGGATAATGATACAAATGGCAAACTGGGCTTTGAAGAGTTTAAGTATCTGTGGAACAACATCAAGAAATGGCAGTGTGTGTACAAGCAGTATGATACTGATCAGTCAGGCACTGTTGGGAGACCTCAGCTGCCAGGCGCCTTGAAGGCTGCAGGGTTCCACCTGAACGAACAGTTCTGCCAGGTAATCGTGCGCAGGTATGCCGACGAGGACGGCAGCATGGATTTCAACAACTTCATTAGCTGCTTGGTACGACTGGACAGCATGTTCCGGGCCTTCAAGTCCCTGGACCGAAATGGAGATGGGCATATCAAAGTGACCATTGAAGACTGGCTGCAGCTGACCATGTATTCGTGA